The region CATGCGGTGTTTCTCACTTGCCGACGGTAagacttgagaaaaaaaaaaaaaaaaaaaagatacgtttgtgtgtttttgagctACAAAGTCTTTTGCGCTTGCGAccgattttgaaaaaaaatctctatttACGGTTAAAGTCATGCTGCTGGACGCCGGTCACCAGTTCCCTGCTCTGGGGGTTGGCACGTTCTCCAGGCACCATCACTCAGCAGGCGACATGCAGGACAGGGACTTGGGTTTAGCACAGAACACCTTTGTAGATTCGGCACACATGGGTGCCTTTAAACTGAACCACGACCTCTCTCCGGGACAGGGCTCTGCCTTCACCTCTCAGGCCCCGGGTTACGCGGCCGCGGCGCTGGGGTCGCACGCCCACGTCGCGTCCTACACCAGCTCACCCTTTAACTCCACACGAGACTTTCTGTTCCGCAGCCGAGGCTTCGGAGATTCCTCTTCTGCGAGTAGCCAGCATATTTTCGGACCCGCAGCGGGGTCCCTTCATCATCCTCACACAGACAGCCAAGGCCATATATTGTTCCCGGGGATCCACGACCAGCATGGGACACACACCTCCCCAGCTGTGCTCAATGGACAAATGCGGCTTGGACTACCGGGGGATGTTTTCGGGCGATCTGACCAGTACCACCAGGTGTCCAGTCCCAGGACCGACCCTTACTCTGCAGCGCAGCTGCACGGCCAGTTTGGGTCCATGAACATGGGCATGAACATGGCTGCAGCCCATCACCATCCCTCGGGTGCCTTCCTGCGGTACATGCGGCAGCAGTGCATCAAGCAAGAGCTCATCTGCAAGTGGATCGACCCGGAGCAGCTGAGCAGCCCCAAAAAGAGCTGCAACAAAACTTTCAGCACCATGCACGAGCTGGTGACCCACGTCTCGGTGGAGCACGTCGGCGGACCCGAGCAGAGCAACCACGTGTGCTTCTGGGAAGACTGTGCGCGCGAGAGCAAACCGTTCAAGGCGAAGTATAAGCTGGTGAACCACATTCGGGTGCACACCGGGGAGAAGCCCTTCCCCTGCCCCTTCCCGGGATGTGGCAAGGTTTTCGCGCGCTCGGAAAACCTCAAGATCCATAAGCGAACGCATACAGGTAAAGgtgttcctttttttgcatcGCTTTCGAGAAATTAGTGCCGAAGTCGTGAACAATTTCATTTACCCGACATGATATCGGAGAACATCACTCTTTTTACCTGTTTACCTGTTCTGCATCGGCGATTTTCGCCACCCTAATAGGAATTTGGTGAATCGGAGGTAATTGCTGAATAtaaattagaaagaaaaaaaaaattgcagttatGCTTCTTTCTTCCTTCGCGTAATTTACACGAGAGAAATATAAGTGAATTCACCGTAATTCTACACAATGGCTGGACAGAAATTGTTTTGATTTAATACTGTGCTAAATCTACAAgtgtacaggaaaaaaaatcgaGGAAATTACCTATATTGCGACgcctgtgtgtatttatttgttttatgcacTCTATTTACAGGTGCAAAGCGGATGCGTGTTGTTCACTCCGAATTTTGTGACACGATGAAGCCTTTTATATTTGCACCGTCCTGCCGAGTGAACTTTTCATTTCGAAAAACAGTATATAATGTAGTCTCTTTTGTTTGAGCAGTAGGCGTGAGACAAATTTTCAATATTTGGGCACTTAAATAATTGAACCCGCTTGGGTGCTGAGGCTGCGTGTTTTTCGCGTCGATTACCGGTGCCGGAATACCAGCACGATCTTCCACGTGGGTCGCGGTAAGAGGCAGTACCTGCTTAGCTCTAACGTGTTCCCTGGCGACCTTTTCGCACCGCGAACTTGCGAGCGCTTGCTCGc is a window of Scleropages formosus chromosome 14, fSclFor1.1, whole genome shotgun sequence DNA encoding:
- the LOC108920431 gene encoding zinc finger protein ZIC 2-like, which gives rise to MLLDAGHQFPALGVGTFSRHHHSAGDMQDRDLGLAQNTFVDSAHMGAFKLNHDLSPGQGSAFTSQAPGYAAAALGSHAHVASYTSSPFNSTRDFLFRSRGFGDSSSASSQHIFGPAAGSLHHPHTDSQGHILFPGIHDQHGTHTSPAVLNGQMRLGLPGDVFGRSDQYHQVSSPRTDPYSAAQLHGQFGSMNMGMNMAAAHHHPSGAFLRYMRQQCIKQELICKWIDPEQLSSPKKSCNKTFSTMHELVTHVSVEHVGGPEQSNHVCFWEDCARESKPFKAKYKLVNHIRVHTGEKPFPCPFPGCGKVFARSENLKIHKRTHTGEKPFQCEFEGCDRRFANSSDRKKHMHVHTSDKPYLCKMCDKSYTHPSSLRKHMKVHEASSASESSPAASSGYESSTPPGLVSPSTETQSTHNLSPSSTAHNNNGQGSLSSNFSEWYV